Below is a genomic region from Abyssisolibacter fermentans.
CAAATTTGTATTTATTGATACAGCAGGTCTTAGAAAGAAAAAGAGGATAGACGAAAACATCGAACGTTATAGTGTTGTAAGATCATTAACTGCAATTGAAAGATCTGATGTATGTTTGATAGTAATTGATGCTTCAGAGGGCTTAACAGAACAAGATAAAAAAGTTGCTGGATATGCTCATGAAAATGGAAAGGCATCAATAATTCTTGTTAATAAATGGGACTTAATAGATAAAGGTGATAAGACCTATTTAGAGTTTGAAAATGAAGTAAAAAATGGCTTAAGTTTCATGCAATATGCACCTATAATAACTATTTCTGCATTAACAGGAAAGAGAGTTAATAAAATTATAGAGAATATTAAAATTGTATCTAATAATCATGCTATGAGAATAAAAACTGGTGTATTAAATGATATCATAGGGGAAGCGATTTTAATGAATCAGCCTCCATCTGACAAAGGAAGAAGGTTAAAAATTTATTATGGAACACAAGCAAGTGTAAAGCCTCCTAAATTTACAATATTCGTTAACGATAAAGAGCTTATGCATTTTTCATATACAAGGTATTTAGAAAATAAAATTAGAGAAAATTTTGGTTTTGAAGGAACTCCTATAAGATTTGAAATTAGAGAAAAGAGGGGGAGATAGTTATCGAAAACATAATTTTGGCTATAGTTTTATCATATTTGTTAGGCAATTTTTGTACATCCTTTATCTTAGGTAAAATACTCAGAAAAACTGATATTAGAAATTATGGAAGCGGTAATGCGGGCGCAACAAATGCATTAAGAGTATTTGGTAAAAAAATAGGTGCGATAGCGTTTTTATTAGACTTTCTTAAAGGAATAGCTGCTGTAATGTTAGGTAAGTATATACTTGGTAATGATATGGGTATGTACATAGGAGGTATATTTGTTGCTATAGGTCATAATTGGCCAGTATTATTAAAATTTAAAGGTGGTAAAGGAATAGCAGCTTCGTTTGGAGTTTTGGTAGCAATAAATCCAATTATTGCATTAATAGCACTACTAGCTTTTGTTTTAATTGTATTAAAAACAAGATATGTATCCTTAGGGTCAATAATTAGTGCGATAACTGTACCAATATCAGGATTAATACTTCATAGACCATTTGATTTAAGATTCTTTTTATTTACTATAATATTAGCTATTATGGCTGTATTTAGACATTCTAGCAATATTAAAAGGCTACTAAATGGAACCGAATCAAAAATAGGACAGAAAGCAAAATAAATTGATTGGGGGAGAAAAATGAATACTAGTATAGGCGTTATAGGTGGTGGAAGCTGGGGTACTGCTCTCAGTATATTGTTAGCTAACAAGGGCTTAAATGTTGATTTATGGATTAGGAATAATGAACAAGTTAAGATTATAAATAATACTAGATTGAATAACAAATATTTACCAGACGTACATTTACCAGAAGGTATTAACGTTACTAACGATATTATAAAAGCTGTTTATGAAAAGGATATAGTCCTATTAGCTGTACCATCACATGCTGTTAGAGAAACAGTTAAAAAAATAAAAACAAATATAAGGAAAGATCAAGTAATAGTAAATGTTGCTAAAGGAATTGAAAATGATTCACTAATGAGAATATCAGAGATAGTCAATGAGGAATTGACTGATTATAAATATGCTATTTTATCAGGTCCTTCACATGCTGAAGAAGTTGCTAAAAATATGCCAACAGCTGTAGTTGCAGCATCAAATGACAAGCAAGTAACAGAGTATGTTCAAGAAACTTTTATGGCACCTACATTTAGAGTGTATTCGAGCTCTGATGTAATAGGTGTTGAACTTGGTGGTTCTATTAAAAATGTAGTGGCTTTAGGAGCAGGTATTTCAGACGGATTAGGTTACGGAGATAATACAAAAGCTGCATTGATGAACAGAGGTATAGCTGAGATAACTAGATTAGGCGTAAAGATGGGTGCTAATAGATATACTTTTACAGGACTTTCAGGTATAGGAGATTTAATAGTAACATGCACAAGTATGCACAGCAGAAACAGGCGTGCAGGTATAAAGATTGGTGAAGGTATGAACTTGGACGAAGCTGTAGAATCTATAGGGATGGTAGTTGAAGGTGTAAAAACTGCTAAATCAGCTCATCAATTATCTGAAAAATATAATGTGGAGTTGCCTATAAGTGATGCAATATATAAAGTTTTGTACGAAGGTAAAAATGTTAAAAATGCTGTTGATGAGCTTATGTTAAGAGATAAAAAAAATGAATTGGAAGATTATAAGTGGTAGAGGTTTTCAAATAGTATCATAAAAAACTAGATTCTTTAGAATCTAGTTTTTTATTGTACCCAGCATTGGTGTAGTCTATAAGGTAGGTGAAAATTCCGAATATAGCTGGATGGTTTGTATAACAAAACAAAGTCCTATCACCGAATAAAGGAAATGTTAAACAATAAAATAAAATAATTGACATAAAATAAAAAAAATGGTACATTAACAAGTGCTAAGTATTACAGATTTATTTCGTAAGAAGTAAATCTAGAAAAATGTTATATACAAGGAATTTGTTTTGATAAATGTTAATGAACAAAAAAAGGAGATATAACATGCAACCTTTTACTAAAAAAGGATTAATATTTCATAGTTGTTTCATATGTATTTTTAGCATTATTTGTACCATTTTAGGAAGGTTAAAAGGAATACATTCTATAACTACATTTATCATGAGTATTATTTTTATGCTAATTACATATTCGGGTGCATATTTATATGGTTTATCAAATAGAATAATAATTAATTATTTAGGTTTGTTTATTATTGTTGGCAATTTATATTATTTTTCAAAAAACATAACCATTGCTATACTTTTATTTTTAACCCTGATTATTCATTATAACGCCCCATAATATGCTGCAAGTTTTTGAATTAGAAGTTTTCAGTGAATACGAAGGCATACCGAGTTGGTATGTCGAGGATTTAATGGACATCTTCTAATCAGAATAACTTTATTAATGAAACCCATTCAATGAATGAGTAAGCGATTCACATAAAATCATAGATTTTAGTTCTCTGCTCATAGTATTTAATTTTTTTGAATAATCTGGATTTAATGTTGTATATAAAAAATAAATAAAAATATGAAAAAATATTATGTTATTTTATTAGTTTTTAGAATTTTATTAACTTATTTTGTATAATATAATTCGTAAATATTGAAGGTGTAAAATTTGAAAAAAAGTATTGTTCTTCTATTTACTTTATTTTTATGTTGTAATTTATATGGGTGTAAAAATAAAGATACAACTATATTAAATATTAATTCTATTACTGACATATCAAAAATTGAAATTCAAAATGGACCAATGAAAAAAAATATTACTGAGGCTAAAGATATAAAAAAGATTACAGAAAAGTTGAATAATATTGAATATAATAAAAAACTCGAATCAGAGGATATAAATGGATGGAATTATGTAATAAGAATCTATAATAGTACTAATAAAATTACTAATTCTATTACTTTTGCTGGGAATAGGATAAATTATAGAAAAAGTTGGTACGAAGTAGATAGTGAATTTTTAAATGAAATAAAAAAAGTATACAATGAAATGGATTACAATGAAAAAAAATATTCCGACAATTAAAACTATGTAATAATACCATTAAGAATCATGAATGGGGGACTATCCCAATTCATGATTCTTTAGTTACTAGTATTGCTCTAACATGTTATTAATCAGAACCATAAATATTAGAAGGTTTTGTTCTAAATCAAAACTTTAATTATTACAACCACATACGTTTGACAGCTTAACATCCATTGTAAAGCTGCAAACCTCATACATAGTATTGAATATTTGATTTATTATTTTTAGTAGAGTTTCTTTGTTACCTTTAATTGTCGTTGACATCATTCCAACGTTATAATCAACTTCATATGATTTAATTATGTCTAGAACCTTGTTAATATCTTCAATGTAATTAGTACTCACAATTGGAGTGAAACTAATTTGGCATGTTGCTATTTTTTCCATAGAGCACATAAAAAGCCCCCACTTTCATTTTTAGATAATTCAATTTCTTTTTCTAAGCTTATATCATCTTCTTTTGCATAAGGAGGTATAAATAAGCATTCTTTTATAGCTACTAAATTCTCTGGTCTCAGTTCTCTTAAGTCATCTTTTGATTTTAAGCAAGAATGTTTAAAAATTGAATTCTTTTGAAATTCATCTGATAAATACAGTTTACCCCATTCACTTTCTCTATTAATAGTGCCAATAAGTATGCTGCTATCCTTTTTTACAACTCTGAAAATTTCATCCATAGCCTTTGATGGTTCTTTAATAAACTCAAAAGCTGCTGATGAAAAAACACCATCAAATGTATTTTCTGTGAATTTTAGATTATAAACATCCATATTATAAAACTCTATGTCTAAATTTAAATCTTCAGCTTTTTGTTTAGCTATGCTCAACATTTCATCAGATATATCTATTGCAACAACTTTTGCACCTGCCTGTGCAAGTCTAATACTAAAATTACCTGTACCACAACCTATATCTAATATTTTACTATCTTTTTTTACTTCAAATAAACTCATAGCACAATCACTTTCAACTTGATCGACAAAGCTTCCAAGTTTTGTTTTGTACCATGAATCGTAATGAGTTGCTTCTTTATCAAAAACTGCCATAATATCACCTACTTAAATAATATATTTAGTCATTAATTATAATTTACTATTTTAATTAAAAAAAAGCAACATATTAAAGCATAGAAGTAGTATATATAGTTTAATAAATATATTCTATGTTTAAATTATCATGAATAAACTGTGTTTCATATAATATTCAAAAAAACATTAGAATTTACTCTAAAAAAAGTAATTTTCAATGTTAGCATGTCATATATTTTTAATAGCTATATATTTTTGTTTGAAAGTAAATGCTTAAATAGCTTTATAAACAATAAAGGAGGGAATAATTTTGGATAGGTTCGATATCTACAAAGATATTGCTGATCGTACACAGGGAGATATCTACATGGGAGTAGTAGGTCCGGTTCGAACAGGCAAATCTACATTTATAAAAAGATTTATGGATTTACTTGTACTTCCAAATATAAAAAATACACATAGAAAAACTAGAGCTATAGATTCTATACCTCAGAGTGGTGCTGGGAAAACTATTATGACTACTGAGCCTAAATTTGTACCAAGTGAAGCGGTTGAGTTGACTATAAAGGAAAACCTAAAATTTAAAATTAGAATGGTTGATTGTGTGGGGTATTTAGTTAATGGAGCATTAGGACATATTGAAGGACAAATGCCTAGAATGGTTACTACTCCATGGTACGAAAAAGAAATTCCTTTTGAAGAAGCAGCAGAAATCGGTACAAAAAAGGTTATAACAGATCATTCTACAATAGGCTTAGTAGTTACTACAGATGGTTCTATAACAGATATTGAAAGGCATAATTATATTCAATCAGAGGAAAGAGTTATAAATGAATTAAAGGCATTAGAAAAACCTTTTGTTGTTTTACTTAATTCTAAACATC
It encodes:
- the plsY gene encoding glycerol-3-phosphate 1-O-acyltransferase PlsY, which encodes MAIVLSYLLGNFCTSFILGKILRKTDIRNYGSGNAGATNALRVFGKKIGAIAFLLDFLKGIAAVMLGKYILGNDMGMYIGGIFVAIGHNWPVLLKFKGGKGIAASFGVLVAINPIIALIALLAFVLIVLKTRYVSLGSIISAITVPISGLILHRPFDLRFFLFTIILAIMAVFRHSSNIKRLLNGTESKIGQKAK
- a CDS encoding NAD(P)H-dependent glycerol-3-phosphate dehydrogenase; translated protein: MNTSIGVIGGGSWGTALSILLANKGLNVDLWIRNNEQVKIINNTRLNNKYLPDVHLPEGINVTNDIIKAVYEKDIVLLAVPSHAVRETVKKIKTNIRKDQVIVNVAKGIENDSLMRISEIVNEELTDYKYAILSGPSHAEEVAKNMPTAVVAASNDKQVTEYVQETFMAPTFRVYSSSDVIGVELGGSIKNVVALGAGISDGLGYGDNTKAALMNRGIAEITRLGVKMGANRYTFTGLSGIGDLIVTCTSMHSRNRRAGIKIGEGMNLDEAVESIGMVVEGVKTAKSAHQLSEKYNVELPISDAIYKVLYEGKNVKNAVDELMLRDKKNELEDYKW
- a CDS encoding YkoF family thiamine/hydroxymethylpyrimidine-binding protein, producing MEKIATCQISFTPIVSTNYIEDINKVLDIIKSYEVDYNVGMMSTTIKGNKETLLKIINQIFNTMYEVCSFTMDVKLSNVCGCNN
- a CDS encoding class I SAM-dependent methyltransferase, producing MAVFDKEATHYDSWYKTKLGSFVDQVESDCAMSLFEVKKDSKILDIGCGTGNFSIRLAQAGAKVVAIDISDEMLSIAKQKAEDLNLDIEFYNMDVYNLKFTENTFDGVFSSAAFEFIKEPSKAMDEIFRVVKKDSSILIGTINRESEWGKLYLSDEFQKNSIFKHSCLKSKDDLRELRPENLVAIKECLFIPPYAKEDDISLEKEIELSKNESGGFLCALWKK